The following are from one region of the Lodderomyces elongisporus chromosome 7, complete sequence genome:
- the smc6 gene encoding Structural maintenance of chromosomes protein 6 (BUSCO:EOG092608RH) gives MSVLTMRKRKHDFEDSLIKDFDDSSSHQIILRQLEDLRKQDSYDESSGLDPMTQGPPDGFNEYDDNEEMGDKVYDEVGEREEEEEGEGEGEEEEEEEEEFDEPENLPAEAGVIEKLTLKNFMCHDFFELELGPQINFIIGRNGSGKSAILTGISVGLGAKANDTNRGSSIRDLIKDGKSMSRITIVLKNDGSWAYRPEEYGRKIIIERKLQRVGTNSYSIKDERGKTVSTKKATLDEILYQFNITVDNPLAFLSQDKAREFLTSATARTKFEYFMDGAFITDIYHNLDLTQHNLKEIKTKMNQAKAYKDTCKEEYRKAAIIHNSHMQHNHLRDKLKTLGGKIRWYNVKTLEDKIGQLEAKIVAFESQILQRNEEIKMFDEELELKRPEQSRLEEEEAKAENEVIAGASEVESLRDVRAKIKTEIDTLSEDMRSNIDKIGELERDIVKARQAIERERAKIGELERDIVKARQAIERERAKIEEQQGGSKEQMKEQLEKIRLDVQQCEEKIENTKIKYKEIDKAYESRVEELRATKQMVGSKLQDLRQQQVQLDREQNLRYLAWGANRMQKVMRDIDRATWIKKPIGPVGSYVSVKKEFKSWVGMLDAILTKTLDSFIVSDERDRPKLAHILRANHLFNHNIIVRKNERFQYSSGKAAGTTVVDMIDVEDEDILYALIDTNSIEKLTIASSQEEGRRLCRMPNVYSVLIQFGPDSGKRVTYNGNLSIDPVYYSTKAAKFGSANKNDLMEEIMSGIRLEQLKLNEVERDTRTLNSERDSEKEIVKRELQQLKQKHSKLKSQRSVLEDKIEAEVDLRNINNLELRIEDLGIQIERLEQLNKGLEERNESNKEKGNSLKRQTQVAKDKLRVYQQKRNACHEAKTKNLLYIQTYEDKRKECLLEITKLEHEIESSKRISEIAEPKLVEERVAAEKLCTREEAHLTDRDTPESMEKDFRVVQEQIQEAERRMGSNLEDILKQVELTSSNLKAAEANERDLKETFERLCRELAIRYNFLTTTINHQVSIARRSFESSMELRGFKGSMNINFSERSLEVLVKTKQDIERNGIATAGRTVESLSGGEKSYTQIALLLAIWQTMSSKIRGLDEFDVYMDSVNRSISIRLLLSNLMRYPKSQNIFITPQDIAVVGDLDNPCVKIHKMSDPRKD, from the exons ATGTCAGTGTTGACCATgcgaaaacgaaaacacGATTTCGAGGATTCA CTTATCAAGGACTTTGATGATTCTCTGTCTCATCAAATAATTCTACGTCAATTGGAAGACTTGCGAAAGCAAGACTCTTATGATGAAAGTAGTGGTCTCGATCCAATGACACAAGGGCCACCAGATGGTTTCAATGAATATGACGATAATGAAGAGATGGGGGATAAAGTGTATGACGAAGttggagagagagaggaagaagaagaaggggaaggggaaggagaagaggaagaggaagaagaagaagaatttgaCGAACCTGAGAACCTTCCAGCAGAGGCTGGTGTTATTGAGAAATTGACATTGAAAAACTTTATGTGTCATGATTTTTTTGAGTTAGAGTTGGGGCCGCAAATTAACTTTATCATCGGAAGAAATGGATCCGGGAAAAGTGCTATCTTGACCGGTATTTCAGTGGGGCTAGGTGCAAAGGCCAATGATACCAATAGAGGAAGCTCGATACGAGATTTGATTAAAGATGGGAAATCGATGTCTCGTATCACTATTGTGTTGAAAAACGATGGCAGCTGGGCTTATAGGCCCGAAGAATATGGTAGAAAAATCATTATTGAAAGGAAGCTTCAAAGAGTTGGAACCAATTCATATAGCATCAAGGATGAGCGTGGGAAAACGGtatcaacaaagaaagcTACTTTGGATGAAATTCTTTATCAGTTTAACATAACTGTTGATAACCCATTGGCCTTTTTATCACAAGACAAAGCCAGAGAATTTTTGACATCGGCCACTGcaagaacaaaatttgAATATTTTATGGATGGGGCTTTCATTACCGATATATACCACAATCTTGACCTTACGCAACATAACTTGAAAGAGATCAAAACCAAGATGAACCAAGCAAAAGCTTATAAAGATACATGCAAGGAAGAGTACAGAAAGGCAGCAATCATACACAACTCGCACATGCAACACAATCATTTGAGAGACAAGTTAAAAACTTTGGGAGGTAAAATACGCTGGTACAATGTCAAGACGCTTGAAGACAAGATCGGGCAATTGGAAGCTAAGATTGTAGCATTCGAACTGCAgattttgcaaagaaaTGAAGAGATAAAAATGTTTGACGAAGAGCTTGAACTTAAACGACCCGAGCAAAGTCGAttggaggaggaagaagccAAGGCTGAGAACGAAGTGATTGCCGGAGCAAGCGAAGTTGAAAGCTTGCGTGATGTGCGAGCCAAAATAAAGACAGAAATTGATACATTACTGGAGGATATGAGAAGCAATATTGACAAGATTGGGGAGCTTGAAAGAGATATAGTAAAAGCAAGACAAGCgattgaaagagaaagagcaaAGATTGGGGAGCTTGAAAGAGATATAGTAAAAGCAAGACAAGCgattgaaagagaaagagcaaagattgaagaacaacaaggtGGATCAAAAGAACAGATGAAGGAACAGTTGGAGAAGATTCGCTTAGACGTTCAACAAtgtgaagaaaaaattgaaaacactAAAATCAAGTACAAGGAAATAGATAAGGCGTATGAGTCTCGTGTCGAGGAGCTTAGAGCAACTAAGCAAATGGTTGGGTCAAAATTGCAGGATCTTCGACAGCAGCAAGTACAGTTAGACCGTGAACAGAACTTGCGGTACCTAGCTTGGGGAGCTAATAGAATGCAAAAAGTCATGCGTGATATTGATAGAGCTACTTGGATAAAGAAGCCTATTGGACCAGTGGGGAGTTATGTGCTGGTGAAGAAAGAATTCAAATCATGGGTCGGGATGCTTGATGCGATTCTCACAAAGACTTTAGACTCTTTTATCGTATCTGACGAGCGGGATAGACCCAAGCTTGCACACATTTTAAGAGCAAATCATTTGTTTAACCACAATATTATTGTCAGAAAAAACGAGCGCTTTCAATATAGTAGTGGGAAAGCTGCAGGCACCACGGTTGTTGATATGATTGATGTTGAGGACGAAGATATTCTTTATGCATTGATCGACACAAACTcgattgaaaaattgaccATAGCCAGTTCCCAAGaggaaggaagaagatTGTGCAGAATGCCGAATGTATACAGTGTTTTGATCCAATTTGGACCTGACTCTGGTAAGCGAGTCACATATAATGGGAATTTGAGCATTGATCCTGTTTATTATCTGACCAAAGCAGCCAAATTTGGATCTGCCAATAAAAACGATTTGATGGAAGAGATCATGTCTGGGATTCGTCTCGAGCAATTGAAACTTAATGAAGTAGAACGTGACACCCGTACGTTAAATTCCGAAAGGGATTCagaaaaagagattgtTAAACGCGAATTGCAAcaattaaaacaaaaacactCCAAGTTGAAGCTGCAGCGAAGTGTTCTTGAAGATAAGATTGAAGCTGAGGTTGATTTGAGAAACATCAATAATTTAGAGTTGAGGATTGAAGACCTTGGGATTCAAATAGAACGTCTCGAGCAGCTAAACAAAGGGCTTGAAGAGAGAAATGAGTctaataaagaaaaaggaaatagcCTCAAGAGACAAACCCAGGTTGCCAAGGATAAACTTCGTGTGTATCAGCAAAAGAGGAATGCTTGTCATGAGGCCAAGACCAAGAATCTTTTATACATCCAGACATATGAAGACAAACGCAAAGAATGCCTTTTGGAGATTACCAAATTGGAGCACGAGATTGAATCAAGTAAACGTATTTCGGAAATTGCCGAGCCAAAACTAGTCGAAGAACGTGTAGCTGCTGAGAAATTATGCACTCGAGAAGAGGCGCATCTTACCGATCGAGATACTCCAGAGTCTATGGAAAAAGATTTTCGCGTGGTACAGGAACAAATACAAGAAGCCGAGAGAAGAATGGGGTCGAATTTGGAGGATATTTTAAAACAAGTAGAACTTACGAGCCTGAACTTGAAAGCAGCAGAAGCCAATGAACGTGATTTGAAGGAGACTTTTGAGCGACTATGCCGAGAACTCGCCATCAGGTACAATTTTTTGACAACCACTATAAACCACCAAGTTAGTATTGCTCGGCGATCATTTGAGAGCTCAATGGAATTGAGGGGTTTTAAAGGCTCAATGAATATAAATTTTAGCGAAAGATCGCTAGAAGTTTTAGTAAAAACGAAACAGGACATCGAGAGGAATGGGATAGCCACCGCTGGTCGGACGGTTGAATCTTTGTCGGGAGGTGAGAAATCGTACACGCAAATTGCATTGCTTTTGGCTATTTGGCAAACCATGAGTTCCAAGATCCGAGGATTGGACGAGTTTGATGTATACATGGACTCTGTTAATCGTTCCATTAGTATTAGACTCTTGTTGAGCAACTTGATGAGATACCCAAAGTCACAGAATATCTTTATTACCCCGCAAGATATTGCAGTAGTAGGTGACTTGGACAATCCTTGCGTCAAGATCCACAAGATGTCTGATCCTCGAAAGGACTGA